From one Melioribacteraceae bacterium genomic stretch:
- a CDS encoding Gfo/Idh/MocA family oxidoreductase, with protein sequence MNNSTKFAVIGLGGIAQLVHLPILSKLKDVEIVSVAEVNKNRLNSVAEKFGIKNKFTDYKELIAKSDFDAAIIATPTNTHPDIANDFIKAGKDLLIEKPIARTFAEAKRIHEFAEKHKRKVMVGMNLRFRPDTMLLKSLINNGELGDIFYIKCSWLRKQSSEQKWFLKKSEAGGGVILDLGINLFDLALWLIDFPEVISVSVKQFYHNTKNVEDSSVGFIRLKNETVINFDVSWSLHSESDGLNLTTYGSEGTAHLNPLIAYRRVASNQIDLTSRISGSKNLFRKSFENELKHFVGVLKGNFPIISSSADALKRMKLIEALYQSAEKNKEIRV encoded by the coding sequence TTGAATAATTCGACAAAATTTGCTGTTATCGGTTTAGGAGGTATAGCACAGTTAGTCCATCTCCCAATACTGTCAAAATTGAAGGACGTTGAAATTGTTTCAGTTGCTGAAGTTAATAAGAATCGCTTAAATTCTGTTGCAGAAAAATTCGGTATAAAAAATAAATTTACCGATTATAAGGAACTTATTGCTAAATCAGATTTTGATGCTGCAATTATTGCGACACCAACAAATACACATCCCGATATAGCAAACGATTTTATCAAAGCCGGTAAAGATCTCTTAATTGAAAAACCCATCGCTAGAACTTTCGCAGAAGCTAAACGTATTCATGAATTTGCCGAAAAGCATAAACGCAAAGTCATGGTTGGTATGAATCTTCGATTCCGACCGGATACTATGCTTCTCAAGAGCTTAATCAACAATGGTGAGTTAGGAGATATTTTTTATATAAAATGCAGTTGGTTAAGAAAACAAAGCAGTGAGCAAAAATGGTTTCTTAAAAAGAGTGAAGCCGGAGGTGGAGTTATACTTGACCTTGGTATTAACTTGTTCGATTTAGCACTATGGTTAATTGATTTCCCGGAAGTAATTTCGGTATCGGTAAAGCAGTTTTATCATAATACAAAAAATGTTGAAGATTCTTCTGTCGGTTTCATCAGACTTAAAAATGAAACCGTTATCAATTTTGATGTAAGTTGGAGCTTGCATTCCGAATCGGATGGTCTTAATTTAACTACATATGGTTCTGAAGGTACTGCTCACTTGAATCCGCTTATAGCTTATAGACGTGTTGCTTCTAATCAAATTGATTTAACTTCACGAATATCCGGATCAAAAAATTTATTTAGAAAGTCCTTCGAAAATGAATTGAAACATTTTGTAGGTGTACTGAAAGGGAATTTCCCAATTATATCCTCCAGTGCAGATGCATTAAAAAGAATGAAACTTATTGAAGCCCTATATCAATCGGCAGAGAAAAATAAAGAAATACGAGTTTAG
- a CDS encoding response regulator transcription factor — MNNTILIVDDEKDIVEFLEYNLRNEGFKVITAHNGEEALTKLPEKPDLIILDVLMPKMDGYITCERIRELPEFKKTPVLFLTAKSSEVDEVKGLNLGADDYIIKPISIKKLVARVKSNLRKAGSLIGGNIKIGPLVIDRDQYIVKLEGESIILPKKEFEILAYLASQPGKVFPREKILSDVWGNDVFVVERTIDVHVRKIREKLNDFADLIETVKGVGYRFKNVE; from the coding sequence ATGAACAATACAATTCTAATTGTTGATGACGAGAAGGACATTGTTGAATTTTTAGAATATAACCTTCGCAATGAAGGCTTCAAAGTTATTACTGCTCATAATGGTGAGGAAGCTTTAACAAAACTTCCAGAGAAACCCGACCTAATAATTTTGGATGTATTAATGCCAAAGATGGACGGCTATATTACTTGTGAAAGAATTCGTGAGCTTCCTGAATTTAAGAAAACACCTGTGCTTTTCCTTACGGCAAAATCAAGTGAAGTTGATGAAGTAAAGGGATTGAATCTTGGTGCCGATGATTATATTATCAAACCTATTTCAATTAAGAAACTTGTTGCAAGAGTAAAATCAAATTTAAGAAAAGCGGGAAGTTTGATCGGAGGTAATATTAAAATTGGTCCCTTGGTAATTGATCGAGATCAATACATTGTAAAACTTGAAGGAGAATCAATTATTCTTCCTAAAAAAGAATTTGAAATTCTTGCTTATTTAGCTTCGCAACCCGGTAAAGTTTTCCCTCGTGAAAAGATTTTATCTGATGTTTGGGGAAACGATGTTTTTGTCGTAGAAAGAACGATTGATGTTCACGTTCGAAAGATAAGAGAGAAGTTAAATGATTTTGCTGACTTGATTGAAACAGTAAAAGGTGTTGGTTACCGGTTTAAAAATGTGGAATAA
- a CDS encoding ATP-binding protein: MEITEIRSIIRSIRKSEFDSANEIRLSRSLEGLEDEIKKMFLKTRSDIENLKKLEQVRTEFLGNVSHELRTPIFGIQGYLETLLNGALNDQNVNRNFLQKAANHAEHLNNLLNDLIDISMIESGQMRMSFQFFSIKEFLEPIVNEMRHRAHRKGLELILSEIRPNLQVFGDKTRLRQVMTNLISNAIKYTDSGSVVVGAEEYPKAAHLFVQDTGIGIEESDINRIFERFFRVDRVRSRSIGGTGLGLAIVKHILEAHGTKIEVKSELEKGSKFSFSLKK; the protein is encoded by the coding sequence ATGGAAATTACAGAAATCCGATCGATTATCAGATCTATTCGTAAAAGTGAATTCGATTCGGCAAATGAGATAAGACTTAGTAGAAGTTTAGAGGGTCTTGAAGACGAAATTAAAAAGATGTTTTTGAAAACTAGAAGCGATATTGAAAATCTCAAAAAATTAGAACAAGTGAGAACGGAATTTTTAGGAAACGTATCGCATGAATTAAGAACTCCAATTTTTGGAATACAGGGATATTTAGAAACATTACTTAACGGCGCACTCAATGATCAAAACGTTAACAGAAATTTCTTACAAAAAGCTGCTAATCATGCGGAACATCTAAATAATTTATTGAATGATCTGATCGATATATCGATGATAGAATCCGGCCAAATGAGGATGAGTTTTCAATTTTTTTCCATTAAAGAATTTCTTGAACCAATAGTAAACGAAATGCGACATAGAGCTCATAGAAAAGGTTTGGAATTAATACTGAGCGAAATAAGACCAAATCTTCAAGTATTTGGTGATAAAACCCGATTGCGGCAGGTTATGACAAATTTAATCTCAAATGCTATAAAATATACGGATTCCGGCTCTGTGGTTGTTGGAGCAGAGGAATATCCCAAAGCTGCTCATCTTTTTGTACAAGATACAGGCATTGGGATAGAAGAAAGTGATATTAATCGCATTTTTGAAAGATTTTTTAGGGTTGATCGGGTCAGATCCAGGTCAATTGGAGGAACCGGGCTTGGATTGGCAATTGTTAAACACATTTTGGAAGCACACGGTACAAAGATTGAAGTTAAAAGTGAATTAGAAAAAGGGAGCAAATTCTCATTTTCTCTTAAAAAATAG
- the rplU gene encoding 50S ribosomal protein L21 — translation MFAVVNIAGEQFKVTENTKYYVPRLEGDVNSEVSFDEILLLSDGKKTEVGAPTINGKKVQAKILEHLKDDKVIVFKKKRRKSYRRFNGHRQQLTRIEVTKIG, via the coding sequence ATGTTTGCAGTTGTAAATATAGCAGGTGAACAGTTCAAAGTAACTGAAAACACCAAATACTATGTTCCAAGGTTAGAAGGCGATGTTAATAGTGAAGTTTCTTTCGATGAAATTTTGCTTCTCTCCGATGGAAAGAAAACCGAAGTAGGAGCACCTACAATAAACGGAAAGAAAGTTCAAGCGAAAATTCTTGAACACCTTAAAGATGATAAAGTAATAGTATTTAAGAAAAAAAGAAGAAAATCTTACAGAAGATTTAACGGACACAGACAACAACTTACTAGAATTGAAGTTACAAAAATCGGATAA
- the rpmA gene encoding 50S ribosomal protein L27 — protein MAHKKGQGSSRNGRDSNPQYLGVKTAGGQRITAGSIIVRQRGTKFHPGLNVMKGKDDTLFATIDGFVKFETKRNDRKFVNVFAENVN, from the coding sequence ATGGCACATAAAAAAGGTCAAGGTTCATCAAGAAACGGTCGTGACAGTAATCCGCAGTATTTAGGTGTTAAAACTGCCGGTGGTCAAAGAATTACAGCTGGTTCAATTATCGTTCGTCAGCGTGGTACAAAGTTCCATCCCGGATTGAATGTTATGAAAGGTAAAGACGATACATTATTTGCTACAATTGACGGCTTTGTAAAATTTGAAACAAAAAGAAATGATCGAAAATTTGTAAATGTTTTTGCTGAAAACGTAAATTAA
- the mdh gene encoding malate dehydrogenase, producing the protein MARTKIALIGGGQIGGVLAQLAALRELGDVVMFDVVEDMPQGKTLDIAEASRVDGFDSKLRGTNDYKDIEGSDLVIITAGLPRKPGMSRDDLLSTNAKIMKQVAEGVKEHAPNSIVIIISNPLDAMVTLFQKVSGFPHQRVMGQAGVLDSSRFATFIAWELDLSVKDVNAMVLGGHGDTMVPLIRYANVNGVPVMEMLERKYKDAAKAKEVMSAMVERTKMAGGEVVKLLKTGSAFYSPASAAISMAESILKDQKRLLPTCAYLSGEFNVDGYYVGVPAVLGQNGIERIVELSLDADEQAALDNSVNAVKNLVADMERLGF; encoded by the coding sequence ATGGCAAGAACAAAAATTGCATTAATCGGTGGCGGACAAATCGGTGGTGTGTTAGCTCAACTAGCAGCTTTACGAGAATTAGGCGATGTTGTTATGTTTGATGTCGTTGAAGATATGCCGCAAGGTAAAACACTAGATATCGCGGAAGCTTCACGAGTAGATGGATTTGATTCTAAATTAAGAGGTACAAATGATTATAAAGATATTGAAGGTTCTGATCTTGTAATCATTACTGCAGGTTTACCCAGAAAGCCGGGAATGAGTCGTGACGACTTACTCAGCACAAATGCAAAGATCATGAAACAAGTTGCCGAAGGTGTCAAAGAACATGCACCAAATTCAATAGTAATTATTATATCAAATCCTCTCGACGCAATGGTAACTCTCTTTCAAAAAGTTAGTGGATTTCCACACCAGAGAGTGATGGGACAAGCGGGTGTTCTTGACTCATCTCGTTTTGCAACGTTTATTGCTTGGGAGTTAGATCTCTCGGTTAAGGATGTTAACGCAATGGTTTTAGGCGGTCATGGAGATACTATGGTTCCATTGATCCGTTATGCCAATGTTAACGGTGTACCGGTAATGGAGATGCTCGAAAGAAAATATAAAGATGCGGCTAAAGCAAAAGAAGTGATGAGTGCAATGGTGGAAAGAACGAAGATGGCAGGAGGAGAAGTTGTAAAATTATTGAAAACAGGTTCAGCATTTTATTCTCCGGCATCAGCAGCAATTTCAATGGCAGAATCAATTTTAAAAGATCAAAAAAGACTATTGCCAACTTGCGCTTATCTTTCCGGTGAGTTTAATGTTGATGGATACTACGTTGGTGTTCCTGCGGTACTAGGTCAAAATGGTATCGAAAGAATTGTGGAATTAAGCTTAGACGCGGATGAGCAAGCAGCTTTAGATAATTCCGTTAACGCCGTTAAAAATTTAGTAGCAGATATGGAAAGACTTGGATTTTGA
- a CDS encoding ATP-binding protein — protein sequence MKTILTKAIPSDPDLMPEVEELVLQAAETAGLNEDKYNNIALAVAEAISNSMKHGNKNDKSKMVFITVNADDKKMVVILKDQGEGFDPALIPDPTKPENILKDSGRGVHIMRSLLDDLRFNFTPDGTEIILEINLN from the coding sequence TTGAAAACAATCCTCACAAAAGCTATACCGAGTGATCCGGACTTAATGCCGGAGGTTGAAGAACTAGTATTGCAAGCTGCTGAAACTGCCGGATTAAATGAGGACAAGTACAATAATATTGCTTTAGCGGTTGCCGAAGCAATTTCAAACAGCATGAAACACGGTAATAAAAATGATAAATCAAAAATGGTATTTATCACTGTTAATGCTGATGATAAAAAAATGGTCGTTATCCTAAAAGATCAAGGCGAGGGTTTTGATCCCGCTTTAATACCCGACCCCACAAAACCGGAAAATATTTTAAAGGACAGTGGAAGAGGTGTTCATATCATGCGTTCTCTTCTCGATGATCTTAGATTCAATTTTACTCCTGATGGAACAGAAATAATTCTTGAAATAAATTTGAACTGA
- a CDS encoding fibronectin type III domain-containing protein: protein MLQFLKKATLFLFSLLTALIFLSCERNSPTEIIDDGIPPTAPIGLSVFRQYDGEVGIEWISNLEKDIKFYKIFRSISNENNFAVIDSTSSTYFLDVGLEYDSTYYYKIKAVDLFGYESDFSAYVSAVPQNLYPPYPPYYLSINARNWNDSLSMKITFGNSFSTDVKHYEIHRSLNPNFSPDNSSLIGVTNELSFIDKNHLDLLVDYYYKIISVDKGNLQSQPSVEVRDFLLDKPIQISPENNASVDYFAEFKIQTCSKPADYRIVVQANEIYGPLTEINFSSNEINKIITVPIKNITFAAYADYYWRVFTYTKGNNIPNSFSKLQKFTIIPGG from the coding sequence ATGTTACAATTCCTCAAAAAGGCGACACTTTTTCTTTTTAGTTTGTTAACCGCACTTATCTTTTTGAGCTGCGAGCGAAATTCTCCAACAGAAATTATTGATGACGGAATACCTCCAACTGCTCCAATTGGTTTGAGTGTTTTTCGTCAGTATGATGGTGAAGTCGGAATCGAGTGGATCTCAAATTTGGAGAAGGATATAAAATTTTATAAAATCTTTAGATCAATCTCAAATGAGAATAATTTTGCAGTTATTGATTCAACATCTTCAACCTATTTTTTGGATGTAGGTTTGGAGTATGATTCAACTTACTATTACAAAATTAAAGCCGTTGATTTATTCGGTTACGAAAGTGATTTTTCAGCATATGTAAGTGCGGTTCCTCAAAATTTATATCCACCCTACCCACCATATTATCTTAGTATCAATGCACGAAATTGGAACGATTCACTTTCAATGAAAATAACTTTCGGAAACTCTTTCAGCACGGATGTAAAACATTATGAAATTCATAGATCGTTAAACCCGAATTTTTCACCTGATAATTCTTCGCTTATTGGAGTTACAAACGAACTATCATTTATTGACAAAAATCATTTAGATTTATTGGTAGATTATTATTACAAAATAATTTCAGTGGATAAGGGGAATTTACAAAGTCAACCATCGGTAGAAGTTAGAGATTTTCTTTTAGATAAGCCGATTCAAATTTCACCTGAAAATAATGCAAGTGTTGACTATTTTGCTGAATTCAAGATTCAAACTTGTTCAAAACCGGCGGACTATAGAATCGTGGTTCAAGCAAATGAAATTTATGGTCCTTTGACTGAAATAAATTTTTCAAGTAATGAAATAAATAAAATTATTACAGTGCCTATAAAAAATATAACTTTCGCAGCTTATGCAGATTATTATTGGAGAGTATTCACTTATACCAAAGGTAATAATATTCCAAATTCATTTTCGAAGCTACAGAAATTTACAATAATTCCGGGCGGCTAG
- a CDS encoding MBL fold metallo-hydrolase, translating to MKIKFIGAAETVTGSMHLIEAAGKKFLLDCGLYQGKRKLAYEINKNFDEFDPKEIDFVILSHAHIDHSGNLPSLVKNGFGGNIYSTFATRDLCSIMLMDSAHIQEKDVQYVNKKRAKLGKNLFEPLYNQENAQDALKKFIGVNYYHKYRIDESISFSFVDAGHILGSAVTHIEINENGTRFNLGFTGDLGRPNLPILKDPEKIPPVDILICESTYGNKLHGDPVNAENALIDVINKAIQRNGKIIIPAFSVGRTQELVFELHKIFESNKVKRLPVYVDSPLSVNATEVFRLHPECFDNETARFLVENKDPFGFNQLHYITETEDSKKLNELNEPAIIISSSGMCEAGRIQHHLLNNIEDEKNIILIVGYSAQHTLGRRITDREPEVKIFGDPYKLNAEVIVLDYFSAHADQSELLDYCDKFDKSRMQNLFLVHGESDQQNVLRTKLIELGFKDVTIPQKGDTFSF from the coding sequence ATGAAAATAAAATTTATTGGTGCCGCCGAAACAGTTACAGGTTCGATGCATTTAATTGAAGCTGCCGGGAAAAAATTCTTGTTGGATTGCGGACTCTATCAAGGTAAAAGAAAACTGGCTTATGAGATCAACAAAAATTTCGACGAGTTCGATCCAAAAGAAATTGATTTTGTAATTTTATCACATGCTCACATTGATCATTCCGGCAATCTACCTTCACTTGTTAAAAATGGATTTGGTGGGAATATCTATTCAACATTTGCAACAAGAGATCTTTGCTCAATTATGTTGATGGATAGCGCTCATATTCAGGAAAAAGACGTTCAGTACGTAAATAAAAAACGGGCAAAGCTTGGTAAAAATTTATTTGAACCACTTTACAATCAAGAGAATGCTCAAGATGCATTGAAAAAATTTATCGGTGTGAATTATTATCATAAATATCGAATTGATGAAAGCATTTCATTCTCATTTGTTGATGCGGGGCATATTCTTGGATCGGCTGTCACACATATTGAAATAAACGAGAATGGAACTCGATTTAATCTTGGTTTTACAGGTGATTTGGGAAGACCAAATTTGCCGATCCTTAAGGATCCCGAAAAAATTCCACCCGTCGATATTCTGATATGTGAAAGTACTTACGGAAACAAACTTCATGGTGACCCGGTAAATGCTGAAAACGCATTGATTGATGTAATAAATAAGGCAATACAGAGAAATGGCAAAATAATAATACCGGCTTTTAGTGTTGGACGGACTCAAGAATTAGTCTTTGAACTTCACAAAATTTTCGAAAGTAATAAAGTTAAACGACTACCGGTTTATGTCGATAGTCCGCTTTCGGTAAATGCTACTGAAGTTTTTAGGTTGCACCCGGAATGTTTTGATAACGAGACTGCACGATTTCTTGTTGAGAATAAAGATCCTTTCGGTTTCAATCAGCTTCATTATATAACAGAAACTGAAGATTCAAAAAAACTTAACGAACTCAACGAACCAGCAATTATAATCTCCAGCAGCGGTATGTGTGAAGCCGGAAGAATTCAACATCACCTGCTTAACAACATTGAGGATGAAAAGAATATCATTTTAATAGTTGGTTATTCAGCACAGCATACTTTAGGAAGAAGAATTACAGATCGTGAACCAGAAGTAAAGATATTCGGTGATCCTTATAAACTTAATGCCGAAGTAATTGTTCTTGATTATTTTAGTGCTCATGCGGATCAAAGTGAGCTTCTGGATTATTGTGATAAGTTTGATAAAAGTAGAATGCAAAATTTATTCTTAGTTCACGGTGAAAGTGATCAACAGAATGTGTTAAGAACAAAATTAATCGAACTTGGATTTAAGGATGTTACAATTCCTCAAAAAGGCGACACTTTTTCTTTTTAG
- a CDS encoding AI-2E family transporter, whose protein sequence is MSFSDLTLRKLTKYTAGLIGLGLLVYFSILVSDIIVMLILSILLAFIFNPLVMFFEKNGLNRFVSVILVFLIATFTIVIGFSFLIPKIVKQLNVIAVNLSNENIEAILGEFNQTLENVLPFVSADKIVQQLSTFFSDLFFNSIDNITEIVTSIISVIAIAVIVPFMTFFILKDKHRIVKGIIDIMPNKYFEVSYWVIKKISHQLGRYVRSWIFDAFIVGLMATIGLSILGIQNSITIGAIAGIGHLIPYFGPVIGGLPAIIISLIQFGDLSMLPSITLMFVIIYTIDNGYIQPNVFSKGTDIHPLLIIILILVGSQAMGILGMLLAVPAATVIKTAAREIYYGYKNYKIIKA, encoded by the coding sequence ATGAGCTTTTCTGATCTAACTTTGAGAAAGTTAACAAAATATACAGCTGGTCTGATAGGGCTTGGTCTGCTGGTTTATTTCTCTATACTAGTTTCTGATATAATAGTAATGTTAATTCTTTCAATTTTGTTAGCCTTTATTTTCAATCCACTAGTAATGTTTTTCGAAAAAAATGGTCTAAATAGATTTGTCTCGGTCATATTAGTTTTCTTAATTGCAACGTTCACAATAGTGATTGGTTTTTCTTTTTTGATTCCTAAAATCGTCAAGCAACTAAATGTAATTGCGGTTAATCTTAGCAATGAAAACATCGAAGCTATTTTGGGTGAGTTTAATCAAACTCTCGAAAATGTTTTGCCTTTTGTAAGTGCGGATAAAATCGTACAACAACTAAGCACTTTCTTTTCCGATTTATTTTTTAACTCAATAGATAATATTACCGAAATTGTTACAAGCATTATTTCCGTTATTGCAATAGCAGTAATTGTTCCGTTTATGACCTTCTTCATATTAAAAGACAAACACAGAATTGTTAAAGGAATAATTGATATAATGCCCAATAAATATTTCGAAGTTTCTTATTGGGTAATCAAAAAAATATCACATCAACTTGGAAGGTATGTAAGAAGCTGGATTTTTGATGCATTCATTGTTGGATTAATGGCAACAATCGGCTTATCGATACTCGGTATTCAAAATTCAATCACTATCGGAGCGATTGCCGGCATTGGACATTTGATTCCTTATTTTGGTCCGGTAATTGGTGGGCTTCCGGCAATTATAATCTCCTTAATCCAATTCGGTGATTTATCAATGCTCCCTTCAATAACACTGATGTTTGTGATTATATACACAATTGATAATGGTTACATCCAACCGAATGTGTTTTCAAAAGGGACAGATATTCATCCGTTATTAATTATCATTTTAATTTTGGTTGGAAGTCAAGCTATGGGAATTCTCGGAATGCTTCTAGCAGTTCCGGCTGCGACGGTAATAAAAACAGCCGCTCGGGAAATTTATTACGGTTACAAAAATTACAAAATTATTAAAGCATAG
- the pta gene encoding phosphate acetyltransferase, translating into MAELELLNQIKTNASKRKKTVVLPESHDDRVLFAAEKLVKENVASVITIGKEEHVRSKASELKVNLQGVRIIDPLKSEKHSDFSNVFFNLRKHKGLTIEESRETMKKDLFFGAMMVREGMADGFVAGSTASTGDVLRAAIQCVGMPEGISIVSSFFLMIYPEKTYSFADCAVVPNPDASQLADIAVTTAENHFKLTGEEPYVAMLSFSTKGSAKHELVDKVLEALKIAKEKRPNLKIDGELQFDAAIIDSIGKKKAPGSEVAGRANVLVFPDLQAGNIGYKIAQRLGGAEAVGPVVQGLKKPLFDLSRGCSVDDIVNTASISCLMAD; encoded by the coding sequence ATGGCGGAATTAGAATTATTAAATCAAATTAAAACAAACGCTTCCAAAAGAAAAAAAACTGTTGTATTGCCTGAATCACATGACGATAGAGTTTTGTTTGCAGCGGAAAAACTTGTGAAAGAAAACGTTGCATCTGTGATCACAATTGGAAAAGAAGAACATGTAAGAAGCAAAGCATCCGAACTAAAAGTTAATTTACAAGGTGTGCGAATTATTGATCCATTAAAATCTGAAAAACATAGCGATTTTTCTAATGTGTTTTTTAACTTAAGAAAACATAAGGGATTGACAATAGAAGAATCGCGTGAGACAATGAAAAAAGATTTATTCTTCGGTGCGATGATGGTTCGTGAAGGAATGGCTGATGGATTTGTTGCCGGCTCAACTGCATCAACCGGTGACGTTCTCCGCGCCGCAATTCAATGTGTGGGAATGCCCGAAGGGATTTCGATTGTATCAAGTTTCTTTTTGATGATTTATCCCGAAAAAACCTACAGCTTTGCCGATTGTGCGGTTGTTCCTAATCCCGATGCTTCACAACTAGCGGATATCGCTGTTACAACAGCCGAAAATCATTTTAAGTTAACAGGTGAAGAACCATATGTTGCAATGCTATCATTTTCAACAAAGGGAAGTGCAAAACATGAGTTAGTTGATAAAGTTTTGGAAGCATTGAAAATTGCTAAAGAAAAAAGACCAAATTTAAAAATCGACGGCGAGTTACAATTTGATGCGGCAATAATCGATTCAATAGGTAAAAAGAAAGCTCCCGGTAGTGAAGTGGCTGGAAGAGCAAACGTTTTAGTTTTCCCGGATTTACAAGCCGGTAATATCGGTTATAAAATTGCACAGCGTTTAGGCGGTGCAGAAGCAGTTGGTCCGGTTGTTCAAGGATTGAAAAAACCATTGTTCGATTTAAGCCGTGGTTGCAGTGTTGATGATATCGTTAATACAGCTTCAATTTCTTGTTTAATGGCTGATTAA
- a CDS encoding glutathione peroxidase codes for MKKFVIPFLLFFVLISFAQNNEGESMSNNIHDIKVKDISGKEVSLSDYEGKVLLIVNVASKCGYTKQYAGLQELYSKYKDKGFEILAFPCNDFGGQEPGSNKEIEEFCSTTFGVEFPLFDKIKVLGDDKEPLYEKLINNPTTEQGDIKWNFEKFLIAKNGDVVARYRSKIEPLSDEIVNSIETELQK; via the coding sequence ATGAAGAAATTCGTAATTCCGTTTCTACTATTTTTTGTATTAATCAGTTTTGCACAAAATAATGAAGGTGAATCAATGTCTAATAATATACATGATATAAAAGTTAAAGATATTTCCGGGAAAGAAGTTTCGCTCTCGGATTATGAAGGGAAGGTGTTATTAATAGTAAACGTCGCAAGTAAATGCGGTTATACAAAACAGTATGCCGGATTGCAAGAATTGTACTCAAAGTATAAAGATAAAGGTTTTGAAATTCTTGCATTCCCTTGTAATGATTTCGGTGGACAAGAACCCGGCAGTAACAAGGAGATTGAAGAATTTTGCAGCACAACCTTCGGTGTAGAATTCCCATTGTTTGACAAAATAAAAGTTCTTGGTGACGATAAAGAACCTCTTTATGAAAAATTGATTAACAATCCGACTACCGAGCAAGGTGATATTAAATGGAATTTCGAAAAATTCTTAATTGCTAAAAATGGTGATGTTGTTGCGAGATACCGAAGCAAAATTGAACCGTTAAGTGATGAGATCGTTAATTCAATTGAAACAGAGTTACAAAAATAA
- a CDS encoding TerB family tellurite resistance protein, translating to MMLKFFRDLLSDNKENNHQHYSSDSVSEKSERKLQLATCALFLEVAHADDKFHQDEREKIISLMKDMFELNDEEIEELIKQSDEIVKDSVSIYEFTDVVNKYFNTAEKYEVIKNLWRLILVDEKVHKYEEHFVRTISNNFHLEHKDMIAAKLEVKEELGL from the coding sequence ATGATGTTAAAATTTTTTAGAGATTTGTTAAGCGATAATAAAGAAAATAATCATCAGCACTATTCATCGGATTCGGTATCCGAAAAGAGTGAAAGGAAATTACAATTAGCTACATGTGCTTTATTCTTAGAAGTCGCACATGCCGATGATAAGTTTCATCAAGATGAGCGTGAGAAAATTATTTCATTAATGAAAGATATGTTTGAATTAAATGATGAAGAAATCGAAGAACTAATTAAACAATCTGATGAAATAGTGAAAGATAGCGTTAGTATTTATGAATTTACCGATGTGGTAAATAAATATTTTAATACAGCAGAAAAATATGAAGTAATCAAAAATTTGTGGCGATTAATTTTGGTTGATGAAAAAGTTCATAAATACGAAGAGCATTTTGTTAGAACAATCAGTAATAATTTTCATCTTGAACACAAGGATATGATAGCTGCAAAGCTAGAAGTAAAAGAAGAACTTGGTTTGTAA